A DNA window from Ochotona princeps isolate mOchPri1 chromosome 32, mOchPri1.hap1, whole genome shotgun sequence contains the following coding sequences:
- the MAP9 gene encoding microtubule-associated protein 9, whose translation MSDEVFSTTLAYTKSPKVTKRTSFQDELLRAITARSARQRSSEYSDDFDSEEIVSLGNISDTSAEENSVKKKKINDFHISDDEEKNAPRLSFLKTKKSSNDISKDKPEFTDKNDEATAHNGCEGVVENSLFDSQNKYQEIEKDKVKPKPRILSIKSTSSDNNSSLETDEHFKPLPLPRSMLRKNSYREEKDRLEEKETSPSQEFQAQLAPSPVPTPAPRLTDPKLEAEKKVENSHPQDRSVTSLSPSSLKESLGNSYSPEPGETSSIKDQNEEFTGNYTSLKSVANEENSLLVDSVSSALEKPKESHVNADGLQEERENAGVVTDDNAAADPLPLKSQSVVTTSSPTESTKKTVEDRNIKNKRTTNNRVSSASGRLMTSEFSKKSSSARRSPSATTSSQYLGTLRVLDQKPPQKPSLEPDRADNIRAAVYQEWLEKKNVYLHEMHRIKRIESENLRIQNEQRRAAKREESLASFEAWKAMKEKEAKKVAARKRLEEKNKRKTEEENAARKGEALQAFEKWKEKKMEYLKEKNRKEKEYERAKKQKEEEAVAEKKKDNLTAVEKWNEKKEAFFKQKEKEKINEKKKEELKRAEKKDKDKQAMDEYEKWLEKKERQERIERKQKRHSFLENEALPPWSPPSRPVFSKVF comes from the exons ATGTCTGATGAAGTTTTTAGCACAACTTTGGCATATACAAAGAGTCCAAAAGTTACCAAAAGAACAAGTTTCCAG GATGAGCTGCTAAGAGCCATCACAGCTCGCTCGGCCAGGCAGCGGAGCTCCGAGTACTCGGACGATTTTGACAGTGAGGAGATCG tttctttaggCAACATTTCTGATACCTCAGCAGAAGAAAACTCagttaagaagaagaaaataaatgattttcacATATCAGACGATGAAGAAAAGAATGCTCCAAGGCTGTCGTTTTTGAAAACCAAGAAATCCAGCAATGACATCAGCAAAGACAAGCCAGAATTCACGGACAAAAATGATGAGGCAACGGCACACAATGGTTGCGAAGGCGTGGTTGAAAATTCCTTATTTGACTCTCAAAACAAATATCAAGAAATCGAAAAAGACAAAGTGAAACCCAAACCCAGAATCCTTTCCATCAAAAGCACATCTTCAG ACAACAACAGCAGCCTTGAAACAGATGAGCACTTTAAACCTTTACCTCTGCCAAGGAGCATGTTAAGAAAGAATAGCTACAGGGAGGAGAAAGATaggctggaagaaaaagaaacctccCCCAGTCAAGAATTCCAGGCTCAGCTGGCACCATCTCCCGTACCAACTCCTGCACCACGGCTAACTGACCCAAAACTAGAAGCTGAGAAGAAAGTGGAAAACAGTCACCCTCAG gaccgAAGTGTTACAAGTCTATCTCCATCATCCCTTAAGGAAAGTCTTGGAAATTCCTATTCACCAGAACCTGGGGAAACGTCGTCCATAAAAG ATCAGAATGAAGAATTCACTGGAAACTATACTTCCTTAAAATCAGTCGCAAATGAAGAGAATTCCTTATTGGTCGACTCTGTTAGTTCTGCCCTGGAGAAGCCCAAGGAAAGCCATGTGAATGCTGATGGCCTTCAAGAAGAAAGGGAGAATGCTGGTGTGGTGACAGACGACAACGCAGCAGCCGATCCTTTACCGTTGAAATCACAGAGTGTCGTAACAACCAGCAGCCCAACGGAATCTACAAAG AAAACAGTTGAAGACAGAAACATAAAGAATAAAAGGACAACAAATAATAGAGTCTCCAGCGCTTCTGGCAG ATTAATGACTTCCGAGTTTTCAAAGAAATCTAGTTCTGCAAGGAGAAGTCCTTCAGCAACTACCTCATCTCAGTATTTAGGGACTTTGAGAGTTTTGGACCAAAAGCCTCCACAGAAACCAAGTCTGGAACCTGACAGAGCAGACAACATAAGAGCAGCTGTGTATCAG GAAtggttagaaaagaaaaatgtctacTTACATGAAATGCACAGAATAAAAAGGATTGAAAGTGAAAACTTAAGGATTCAAAACGAACAG AGAAGGGCTGCTAAGCGAGAAGAATCCTTGGCGTCCTTTGAGGCCTGGAAGGCCATGAaagagaaggaagcaaagaaggtAGCTGCCAGAAAGAGGCTGGAGgaaaaaaacaagaggaaaacGGAAGAGGAAAACGCTGCCCGGAAGGGGGAAGCGCTGCAG GCttttgaaaaatggaaagagaagaagatGGAATACCtcaaagagaaaaacaggaaggagaaagaatacGAAAGagccaagaaacagaaagaggaggaagcagtggccgagaaaaagaaagataatttaaCCGCTGTTGAAAAATG GAATGAAAAAAAGGAAGCATTcttcaaacaaaaggaaaaagagaaaataaacgagaagaaaaaggaagaacttAAAAGAGCCGAGAAGAAAGATAAAGATAAACAAGCTATGGATGAATACGAAAAGTGGCTG gagaaaaaagaaaggcaagaaagaaTTGAACGAAAGCAGAAGCGTCATTCCTTCCTGGAGAATGAGGCGCTTCCTCCGTGGAGCCCGCCAAGCAGGCCTGTGTTCTCCAAAGTGTTCTGA